The DNA window aaaagatttatagatTCGTTATCTGTGAAAGAATCCACGCAATTggaaattatagataataaatctcATGAAGATAAGCAACTCTCCGCAAATGGCCCATGCTGTTTCTGCGTTTCACGCAGTCAAACACCACTATCAGTCGGGTGAACAGATCAATTAcacttttactttaaaaagtcaaatactttagcttattaaattattaatttgtttgcaAAGAATGTAGAtagagtaataaaaaataaatgcacgaGAATATATTGCTTATAATGCACACACATTACATGTTTAGTATGCatcattaaaatcttaatgtatttattaaatattttgtcaaaaagagagaatattgtttcaaaaacGTTCAGAATTATTGATAgaattacatatgtatgtgtgctttaatatatttattatattttttatttgtataaaattattttcttttaacagtTCGACATTTATGCAaagtactttattattttgcatcatTCGTCAACAGGGACAGGAAGGTAGATGAAATAATCGAATACGTGCACCAAAATCTCGAGGAGGCTGGCAAGGCTTTAGCAACTTTGGACGACAACTTCGAGCATGATTTAAAGGTTGAGCCCCACATTCAAGTAGAATGTCATAAAACTGTTTCGACTTCTCGAGGGCGAAAGAGGAGAGGGTACAATTGATAACCcgatattttttgtgttttacGAATCTGATGATGAATATATCTTATGATCAATTATTTGTgcgtaaaaacaaaaatcttttcaaaaatttgtaagatatataaatcccTGAAAAAATTTCCggttttcttgaaaaaaataataaaatttttgtctatctttctctttaattataattaaattaatttttataaaaattattaatcgtaattatcaatttatttaatccaatttaattctattgaaAATGCTGttgctataataaatatttattttaattatctaccTCATCTCTCCgcgaaaagtttattttctgTTCTTTTTCATGGAAGTTGATGTTCATCGATATCCTGGGCCGAATTAAACAGTGGACCGGAATCGTGCAGAACAAACTcaacatttgtaaaaatgagATTGACACTCTTCGCAAGGAATTATTAGCTCGTATATGCGAAATGGATATTAAAACACGCGAAATAGAAGATCTTAAAGCTCAAATTACACATTATCAGAACTCTTCACAATTGAATGTCAAATCATTAACGAAGAAGAATAATCCATCAGTTAAATTAGTACAAAACGAAAAATCCAATAAAGTAAGAtttgttgttaatttttttccgagaaacaagaataaaaaaaaactaaattggctgattatatatatatatatatatatatatataattaatcaaattaatttaataaaatatacagtaaCAAACTTtgccattatataattttcatatgtgtgaataattaaacaattaattataagctaatattatcaattcataatttttttacattgtattacgttaaaaaaataaattcttgcaGAAGATCTATGCAGAAGAATCTTCGGTAGAAGATGGAAATGAAGAGACTTCAATTAAAAATCCAACGCAAGCTGTTGATCAGATAAAAGAAGAAGACGAAGAGcctaatttagaaaatgtggAAACTACCAATTATCaagaaaatgaagaagatgatgagaaagaaattaacaaaACTAAGAAAACCGGAATTAATAATCCAGGCCACAATCCTGGTCATCACTCAGATGAAGAAGTGAAGCGAGTTATCGACATGAATTCAACTACAATGCAAGGAAACACAAATTCAACGGtagttttctaaaaaaaagacgttacaatattatattgttgcaTATACTCTATATATGCGTTGCCCTGCATTTTCTATTTGTCAATTATTCGTAAATAACAATGTCCTTTTTTCGATAGCTTGAATCTGAAATCACACTTCAACAGAACGAAGAGAAGACGGAACGAGAGTCCGAGGtaatttccttaaaaaaaaaaagatgttacgttattattttatcgcatatattgtatgtgtgtgttgtgcTATATTTTCCATCTGTCAGTTACTCGTAAATGACAATATACTTTTTCGATAGCTTGAATCTGAAATCACACTTCAAAAGAACGAAGTGAAGACGAAACGAGAGTCCGAGGtaatttccttaaaaaaaaaaagatgttacgttattattttatcgcatatattgtatgtgtgtgttgtgcTATATTTTCCATCTGTCAGTTACTCGTAAATGACAATATACTTTTTCGATAGCTTGAATCTGAAATCACACTTCAAAAGAACGAAGTGAAGACGAAACGAGAGTCCGAGGtaatttccttaaaaaaaaaaagatgttacgttattattttatcgcatataCTGTATGTGTGCGTTGTGCTATATTTTCCATCTGTCAGTTACTTAAATGACAATGTACTTTTTCGATAGCTCGAATCTGAAATCACACAGCTTCGAAAGGAATACGAGAGAGTTATCAAGGAGCGCGCCGAATACGAGAACGCGATTCAGCGAGCATTGTTGCGAGGAGTGTCGTCTTTGAATGTCGAGGCACTGAGAGTCCTGAGATGTCCACCGATACCCTGCTGCACTCCTTGCTCACCGTGTCCGGCAACTGCAGGAATCATACcgaggtaaaatttttttaatatcaaactgCTATAACGATTTGTATTGTTGAGGCATTTTGATttagacaatttttaattttttttataacatatatgaaaatatttttataataaatatatatcattaaataaatctcaatattttcatataacattacataatgttcaataatattacataatatttaatatttcttttgaaatattatataataataaaagaatataaattatatatattgtatatatatatatatatatatatatatatatatatatatatatatacatataatattaaatattattaataataaattaaaaaataatatgatatatatttaacttggTTTTTGAtccctaaaataaaaattttatacaattttttgatctataataaaagaaaaaaaactattatcaTTAAAGACATGAATGATTAGAATTGGAaatgtatttgatttttagTGAACCCGTCGTGCTGTGTCCCGCTAAGAAGACTAAAAGACGCTCAGGACAAACTACTATGACTATGTGCACTGCCAAGGTTTCGCATGATAGAAACAGCAATCAAATTGATTGCACAACAAAATGGCCTTGCGCCACTCCTTGCTGCCGCAGCAACAGGAATCGGAAGTCTTCAAACGgtaatatgatttttgttCTTCGTCAAGATAAGAGGGAAGATATATGTGAGGAGGACCCAATTCCAGTATGCGGATCAGCAATCGTGAAGAAGATTGAGTTACCATCATTGCGCAATTTCGAAACGTAATATTCGACGTTTCTCGCTCGGCGTTTATCGCTCGCACGTTAATGTGAACATGTCATCGatgaaaagtataaaaaaactataaaataaagtatcaaaaaGAGTGTACACTCAGGATATCATctgaaaatttgttaattttatgttcATCGTTCCCTTTTTTTACTGATGTATTGTAATccctgaaaaatatttaaaaaagtatacacacacgataaaataaaaaatattaaaaaatagaacaaagaataaaatttattaaacttttcatatatttaacatgtatatattttactgatattttaaaatcgcgaaaaaaatatatataaataatttagaataaaatttaaaaaaaaagagagcaaaaggtggaaaatttatttgtacatatttgcTTTATTAGGACGTTGTAGAATCTTTCGTTAACTAGGTGATTTTATCTCTTCAGTGCCAAGTGTAATTAACACGCGCAAGAGACGCATGATTCATTGGGAATTGAATAAGGTGTTCGGCGGGAATAGATACGAGGTCTAAGAGAGAGTAGTATGGAATTTGGGTTGGGGACGTTATTTCATGCGaaatgatttatatcataatagcATAGATACACATATTACTTACCGTTCATGCGTGTAGGTCAAGGTGCgtcgattaaattattattcgaatacttttatcaattatttaaaaactccaAGAATATGTTGtgtatgaaaatttaacacaatatgcatattatatattaaattattacaaaaaagtttACGTCTGAGAGAACGCATTCTAAatcgtataataaatcatatttagaatgctgtattttatctattctggaattatttatactggaatttattctaaaagagagaaaagagcaGAAATATGAACAACAAtcgttgaaaatataaatataacacttTATGTAATATcgtcagaaaaatattacaaatattgaaCAATCACTTTCTCGTAAGTAATAACGTGAATATTTCCCTCCACCTTTTTTCGTACTAGAAAGTATAATATACCGGAGAATATATACCGAAGCTCGTGTCACTTCAGTCTGTTGAGGCAGGAAGTTTCCaatcacatattttaacaaaatcgatatgtgcataatataaattaaaatatacatcttattatattatatggttaaaatatataattaaaattttcgatgCAACGCAAAACTCTTGGACTAGCCATAAGTACGCAAAGTAAAGTGCTGTGaacataatatatcttttatacgtAAATCTTTACATCCccacaaataaaatatccttataaattatgaatataatcacatacatgaatttaaatatgaacacataaatttgcgataataatattttcacttgcaaaattaatatagaacaCGCAAAATGAATTTGAGTTTAATGATCGATCAGCTTTTAGTTTAATGATATGTAAACATTGATGATCGAGAATGTTCTTCGAggatataatttaactttccCCGGAAACCATCTTGATAGATGAGGCAAATACGGTGTGCacttagaaaataatattttccattagAATTCGTCACGATAATGCGCAGTGCATGGCTGAAGCAGTGCGCATTTAGCGacgttttttgcaattttttttaaatttgcaatccaaataaaaatacaaaacaatcgctcacttgaaaaatatatatatataaagtattcggtaatatgtataaatgcatttttaaaatatactgtcCGCTTCAGAaagttgcaaatatataacaaaactttatttcctaatcaattttgaaaagatttttttaaatttaaatttcgaaaatcgtTCATCAAATCGtgaagatatttaatgttagctttaaaaaatgtgtgcgtaaaaaataatcgtcgtccaattctgaattttaaaatattgtttaaattctccttataattataaaatccatTTATTACCAAATACGGTATACATatgatgaataaaatagaCAATTTTGCGATTATGCAATAATGCGAAACTCGTGGCTGTCAAGTTTCGCAAAATCTGCGATAAAATGTCGAATATCgtgcaaacaaaataaaattgaatctcGAAACTCGCGATCGACATAAACAGGCAAAAAAGTCGAGCGCaatctctttgaaaaattttactaacgATACGATATATAGagtgtataatttattgtcaCGAGAAGCGCGTCGACTCTTGGATGTGCGAATTTTATGCCGGCCGGAAGTTTTCGATgacaaattttctaaaaaacgtTTCTTTGTAAGCAACGAGGTTCTTTAAAGGAGCAGTGAATAGAGGCTATTTCGGCAGGAAATTATCGCTGATCCAGCAGCGACTTATTTACGTTACAATATTCCTTatcgcattaaatatttatacgttttTACAGACAAATTGCTATTTATTCGCTGCTCCTTCATACCAGAACTCACACGTTCCACGTCGTTGTCCTGCTTGCTCTGCGATAAACAGTTCGCGAGTTCCGTATCATTATCATCTCAAAATTCGCGAACGTTTTCACAGATGACTATGATGCGTCATCATCATCGCTATTGTCAATGTCACTCACATTAGCAGTTTAAACGCGCCCTTATCAGCGAGGGACGTACGTTAAGCGTGTCACTATCCATTCGCGCTTGGTCAACTTGGATAGTGATCGCTCTAAATTTTCCCGATCATGTTTCGATAGAAACACGAGGACCGTCGCCGGGacactattttcttttttaggaaATAAAGGGAATGTATACGAGTAAGTGTCGTGGCGACGAAATCCCTTGAACGAGACCCTCGCAATGAGGTAGTAATCGGATGATGAAGCCAGGGGAACGGCGGTCGCGATCGGCATATCAtgcaatgttaaattaattaattagtggTCCCACGGCCAGTGATGCTGATGATACCGCGATGCGTTTGACTGTCTATTTGTTGTGTACCAGATTCAGAAATTCCTCGCGAGTCTTTGGATCGTCCCGGAACACGCCCAGCATCGTCGAGGTCACTGTCTTGCTGTTGATCTTCTGCACGCCTCTCATCACCATGCACATGTGCCTGATATgcaaaggaattttttttttccttacgaCAGTGCGCGTGTAAATGTTACTTAATTTACTATCGTATATAATTaagcgcgataaaaaaaattgctttacaTCTTTAGAACTCGTTTGCtttgtattataaacatatttggGCTTGTCTTCTAATTTATGAGTCAAGAGATAGATTTTATCAATGTTATTCTTTGCAAGCGGGAGGATTTGATCAACTAATGCTAATCATACAAATGAGAGACATGCGCGCAATCTCAATGTCCTCAGAAATCTCGTTCATAATGGTTCATAATAAGCTTCTATCAatctttattatgaaatagatCGGTTCTTGTCATTTCTGTGGAACGAATCAAACAACGATAAAAATAGtgtttatgaattatttgagAGATCAGTAAAAATAGTAGTTGGTTGTAGCAAAAATAGTGCCGTTGATAATGTtaggtataattaattattgatctaTCACCTTCGTGGGATAAATTGGGAGTCGCAGCAGCGGAAAAatagcattataaattattcgcgcggtctcgataaaaataactaCGATGCTCGTAAATATAGCAtcaataatagcaatatttaaatgcgagtccataaaaattaatgcgcGCTAGTGATAATATTAActtctaattaataatgttattcgcGCAATTTTCAATACTCCTAGGATCTTATATAATCCTGTATATGTTATTAtctcgataataaaatgtaactgTAAATCAAGAGTCACATGCACGTAGCGTgattttcttgaattattcACGATTACGTCGCGGACGATATTAACAAGAGCGATCAGATGATTAATAACCCCCGTCACTGATTATCGAAATGACATTCGCGCACCCCCGCTTGAGATTTATCACGCTCTAATGCATATGACGTGTAACGAACAACCGGATCGTTACGTGAATGCTTTAATTATCGCGAAACTTCCACACCGCACCTTGCAAACAACATTCGCGCGATAGTACAAGGTCGTGTTCTTTTACGAATGCGATCATTCCACCTTGTGAAAACCTATTCTACGAATCTCGCATTGATTGAAAGGATAGCGATCTTAATCGGCTTGACAATGCACAATGTTGCCGTGATATTTCTtggtttcttttttcatctgCGTTCTCacacttttttatatgttaaatcatTCGCGCgtctatagattttatttcagatgGATTTTTTCCTGCATTCCGAACTTGTTCTAATCATGCgtgtaaataaaacaatttagaaattttataatattaaagaatatatggaAGAAATACATACACTCCTTCAACCACGACGGCGACTCCTGCAGGCTGCACAGCTTTCGTAACTGCTATCGCGATTTGCTTCGTAAGTCGCTCCTGCACTTGAAGACGTCTGCTAAAGATTTCTACGATCctgtaaatagaaaattttttctcaaagttCCTAAAAATCACCCGTGGAGAATGGGTTATTAAGATTGAGGTCGAGgacatgcaaatattatttctttctacatCCATAGAGACGCCCCGTTGTCTTGTGTGCGCATGTGATatgttaacatataatattaaaaaatctaacggTTTATAGAATACGCCGTCGCTCTGACAGTGCATCGAAATACCAtcgcgtttttattatttatttacttttaaaaagcgTCTAATAGATAAACAGATCCCGGGCTTGTACACGCGTGAAAGTGTACACAGTCTTAGCAGATTAGTCTCacgtcacattttttttttcttttcgtcttATTATGTCACTGATCAAGGCCAGGACTAGTGGACGTATTATTCAACAAAATTGTTGAAGCATCGACGAGAATAAATgtcgaataaataaagagacaaatcctttttttttctacacaaTCACAATTTATCGATCAAAACCGTGCTGTCATAAAAACTTAGAAAACACACATCTTGTGTTAggaaattggaaaattaaaacGTAGAATTAGAAAATACAGAACACAGCGTATTTTAAGTGATGATATTAGATAATCATTActgaataaagatttttaatgcaaatcatatcaagtatcaaaattaagattgaaatcttatagatatacatataatatcacaAGCACACATAAAcggtagaaaaatataattaatagagcGATTCGttcaagtagaaaaaaaaacaattttgattctcAAGAGATTTCaacttaattttgattaacgaGAAAAGAcagataatttgatatttgtatattataatcaaatataatatataatcaaattatatttatatataaaaattatatataaaattatatataaaaattatatataaaaattatatataaaaattatatataaagatattttatataatcaaattatacatattaatataaaaaatagcgatagacttaataataaaaagcgttATATTTCGGTCTTTTGAtcattttcaacaaaattacaaagtaaacaaagaataaaaatcgagttgttcaaattagaaaaacataagagtataaaaaattacacaaaacgCAAATGAGTCCCACATGCTGTCAAATGGCAAATGTTAAACATTAAACATTCGAGACAGACTGTCAAGTTCCTTCGTATCGCGCACtaacataaagaaaataaatacagaaaagTGTTCACAAATAAGACATCATATTTGTAAACATTTctctgtatttattttctttattatctcaTATACTCTTATGTGTAATATGGAGAGACTTGACACAATCTATCTCGATTGTTGTGACATTTGCCATTTGACAGCATTGTACGATTCACTCGCTCTTAATTGCCTTCTTTCatctttacataatatattcacaAGAGCTTTTAttcaagtttattttaatttttatttgatttaataacgaGTTAATTTTCGTCGCTATTTAAGATTTacaattaagataattacCTGGCGAGTTTACTAAGACCCAAAATCTTCTTGCAAGGTAGATAACCAATCGACACTTTGCCGTAGAAGGGTACCAAATGATGCTCGCACATGGAGAACATCTCGATGTCTTTTACCACCACCATCTCGTCGTGATCCTCATCGAATACTGCATCGTTTATTACGTCTGAAACGAgagaatagaatttattagttttagagagaattttattaacgttATTTCACAATAAACCGCAATAATATAgagtatcaaattaatttgataaatcaattaaaattgtatttttcatacacgtacttatacatatatgtatgatggTTTTAACTTAGCGATGTATGAAAGCAGCTGAGTATTATTCTCCACAGTACACTTGTACTGTGccgcaaaagaaatgttctTTCATCCTAGCAGTTGAGTTATCCTAGCTGTGATTTACCCGATATTGACCTACTTACTGTACCGTTGACTCTAGTAGTAGTGTGTACATATACGAGCAAGCAGTGGGTAGCTAGATAATGGTGGTGCTCTCCGCACCGTTTCCACGGC is part of the Cataglyphis hispanica isolate Lineage 1 chromosome 1, ULB_Chis1_1.0, whole genome shotgun sequence genome and encodes:
- the LOC126854449 gene encoding neurofilament medium polypeptide-like encodes the protein MFIDILGRIKQWTGIVQNKLNICKNEIDTLRKELLARICEMDIKTREIEDLKAQITHYQNSSQLNVKSLTKKNNPSVKLVQNEKSNKKIYAEESSVEDGNEETSIKNPTQAVDQIKEEDEEPNLENVETTNYQENEEDDEKEINKTKKTGINNPGHNPGHHSDEEVKRVIDMNSTTMQGNTNSTLESEITLQQNEEKTERESELESEITLQKNEVKTKRESELESEITLQKNEVKTKRESELESEITQLRKEYERVIKERAEYENAIQRALLRGVSSLNVEALRVLRCPPIPCCTPCSPCPATAGIIPSEPVVLCPAKKTKRRSGQTTMTMCTAKVSHDRNSNQIDCTTKWPCATPCCRSNRNRKSSNGNMIFVLRQDKREDICEEDPIPVCGSAIVKKIELPSLRNFET